TGGTAAGGCAGGACATGAACAGTCCAATAGCAGAATAAGCACAAAGCAGCAAAAAAATACCCAATAAACCTGATAAAATCTGCCCATAATCGGCAAACGGAATAGTGGCTATAGCAGTGGCTCCAAAGCAGGCAAGTATAAAAACCAGCACAAAACTGAAGATAGCCATGGCCGTAAACTTACCCAGAATAATGTCCCTGATTTTTAAAGGCGAAGAGTATAACAATTTAATAGTTCCACTACTGGTTTCGCGGCTCATAAGCCCCATAGTTAACAATGGAAGATAGAAATATAGCTTACCAGCCATATATGAAAACAGTCCTTCTGCGGTTCTGCCAAAAGAAAAAATACCACTAGTTAAAGAATGCGTTGAACTACCATTAGTAATTTGAGCAGAAACATAGGCCTCCATAATTTCTGCATACCGTATTCCACACTGAATCACGAAGATGATTAGTATAAGCCATGCTATTGGAGAATAAAACATTGTACTTAGCTCTATTCTCGCTATTCTTATAATCTTTTTCACTTATTTTCTTTTAAGGTTCGTATCTAATTCTTTCTATGGTTTGACAAATGGGCAAATACTTCAGTGAGCGAAGTTTTTTCCAGGTTTATCTCCCTTAAGCGCCATTTATTATGCACACAGGTCTCAATAATTCTTTCAGAGATCTCTGTGTTTCCGTTAAAGAAGAGTCTTATCTGTTTTTCCGTAAGAAATTCTGCAGAACTCACTCCTTCAATAGCCAATAATTCTTCCGATTTTGGCGGATTTTCCATAGTCATCAATATACTGTGAGGCTCTATATAGTTATTGAATGCATCCATAGTATCTGCAAATACAATTCTTCCATGTTCAATCATTCGGATGTTATGACATAACAGCTGCACTTCAGATAACACATGAGAAGAAAGAATAACAGCACGTTCTGAAGCCAGATCCTTAATTAAGGCTCTCAATTCTATTACTTGGTTAGGATCCAATCCGGTATTAGGTTCATCCAGCACCACTAACTTGGGAAGGTGTATAATTGATTGAGCAATGCTTACCCGCTGGCGGTATCCACCGGATAAATTACTTAGCAGTCTATTCCTAAAATGAGGTATCTTACAACGTTCCATCGCATCGTTAACCGCCTTTTTAATATTGCCCTTTTCAATAAGTCGAAGATGTGCGCAATGCGTAAGGTATTCTTCCACCGTTAGATCAAGATAAAGCGGTGGGTATTGTGGCATAAAACCAATTAATCTCTTGGCCTCTTCTGGATTTTCCCGCATATCAATTCCATCAATGACCACTTTTCCTTCCGTTGGATTCAATGCACCGCAAAGTATGTTCATCGTGGTGGACTTGCCTGCTCCATTGGAACCAAGCAGTCCTACAATTCCTTTGGAATCAATCTCCAGGTTAATATCCCTGATGGCCCAATTCTCAGTATATTTATGAGATAGACCTTCAATTTTAACTAATGGATTATGCATATTTCTGTTATTTTAAAAAAAAGATAGCAAGGGGCTGTGTAAAAACACAGCCCAAGCATTTTAACTATATAAAAATTAAAGGAGTTTCTCTATTAATATCCAGGATTTTGCACAAGAGTAGAATTAGTATTCAACTCAGACAATGCAACTGGGTATAATGCATCTTCTGGCTGCCACTTTGCTGATTTCATTCCTCCTAATACGGTATTGGCAGTACCGCTTCGTTTTAAGTCAAACCAGCGGTTTCCTCGTTCACAAAAAAGCTCAATCCGTCGTTCTTGCATTATTGCATTTAATAAACTTTCCTGTGTTTCCGGATTAATAGTTGGCAGGCCGGCACGAGTACGTACCTGATTGAGGTAAACCAAAGCATCTGTCAATTTACCCTGGTGGGCAAGCGCTTCTGCCAATATTAAATATTGCTCCGACAACCTGAACAACATATAATCCTCGCGCGGTGTGGTTCCAGCATCAAGGTTTTTGTACTTAAACGGATAGTAATAGGTATTCCCATTCAATGTAAATGCTTTTAACCATTTTGTCTTTCTCAGATCGTTAGGCTCAAAAGCATTTATTAATGTTTGGGTTAGATAATACGTTGGAATCACACCGAACCTAATAGGATAAAATGCAAATGTATACGCCTCGGCTGTTTGTTGATAATTACCTCCAACTGTTGGCAACTGCCAGATGGCTTCGGTATTAGTAAAAGTACTGCTCGTGCCTAAAAAAACTTTATCAGGATCAGTTACCAGACTGTATACTCCCGAATTGGATACTTCTTTTGCCATTTTTTCCGCCTCAACCCAGTTTTGCTGATATAAATAAACTTTCGCCAGCAAAGCGGTTGCTGTGTAAAGATTAGGTCTTGCACGCCCAGCTGATGGATAGGTTGCTTTTAATACATTCCGGGCCTCCTTAAGATCAGCAATGATCAGCTGATAAACCTCATTCTCCGACGCACGCGGAAGTCTGGCGTTAGCGGCATATTCTGTCGTTGTAACAATTGGCACACCACCATACAGATTAACCAAGTTAAAATAATAAAGGGCACGTGCCACCTTTATTTCACCTATAAACCTGTCCTTGAGTTCTTTGCGAACCCCATTGCTTTTAGTGATCCCTTCAATGCATGCATTTATTCTGTATATTCCTTCATAGCCTGTTCTCCAAAAAGCTGATACAGTAGAATTTTCCGGTCTGAGGCCATTGTCTTCAAATTGCTTAACATACGAACCAGGTGAACTTGCTGAAAGTTCATCCGAAGAAAGTGCTGGATATATAGTGAGGTACTCGCCATTTATTCCTCCCATACCCGTATAATTATAATATCCAAAATTGGCATAAACACCATCTATTGCAGCAACGATTGTGGTACTGTCAGAAAAAGCAACTTCTGACTCAATCTTATCTATGGGAGCTGGTATTTCGATCCATTTTTTGCAAGAAAAGCACGATAAACAAACCAAAATGGCAACCACATAGAGTTTACTATTTTTTATTAGAAGAATATTTTTCATGATTTTTTTTTAAAAGGTTAATGAAGTACCGAAAGCAACAGTCCGTTGAGGTGGAATCCCATACAAATTCCCGTTCATTTCAGGATCTCCTAATTTATATCCTGTAATTGTTAACAGGTTCTGGGCATTCACATACACACGTAAATTCTGAACCTTTACTTTTTCAAGCCAAGAGCCCCTGAATGCGTAAGACAATGACACATTCTTTAATCTGATATAGGAAGCATCTCCAAAGGCCGCAGTAGAATTTCGGAAATAATAAGCAGAACCTCCATTATTGCCCAATCTTTGCAAGTCTGCATTCTTATCACCAGGTTTCTGCCAACGGTTAAGGTCGAGCAAGGCTGCAGGTTTATTTGCATTAGTTAAAGGGTAATCCTCTGTAACAAGATTATACAAGTGATTATACCCCATCTGTTTTACAAACTGGAATAAAAAAGACAAATCAAAACCTTTATAAGTAAAACTATTTGAAAATCCACCAGTGAACTTTGGTTGAAGATCCACCATAGCCACTTTATCGTCAGGGTTTGCGGGATTAGAGGTTGGAGTTTTCCCATCGGCCTTATAATACTCAAAAACACCGGTTGTTTCATTTACTCCTTTATATTGAAATACCTTCATTGTACTGGTGGAGCGACCAATCGTATAAGTATCCTTGTACGAAGAGTTTGCAAGATTGTTGTACTCAATCAGTTTATTTCGATTGACAGAAACATTGAGGGATGATCTCCATGAAAAGTCTTTGCTCCTCACATTTTCTGACGAAATTAAAATCTCCCAACCTTTATTTTCTACAGTTGCATCAAGGTTTTGGAACACAGAAGACATACCAACTTGCGATGGTAACGGGGTCCATGTTAGCTGGTTGCTGGTTCTGTTTTGGTACCAAGAAAGATTCAGGTTTATCCGGTTATCAAGAGCAGCAAATTCTGATGTAATATTCCACATTTTCTTAAGCCCCCAGCTAAAATCCGGGTTATAAAGTTTATTGGGTTGATAAGGAGTTACCCCCTGGAAAACGACATTGGTATTTCTTGTCCAATAGTCCTGGAAGAGGTAAGGACCTATACCATCAGAACCCACTGTACCATAGTTAGCTGAAACTTTTGCAAAATTGATAAAGGGTACTGCTTTCTTAAAGAATGCTTCCTCTGAGAATATCCAACCTAAACCTGCTGAACCAAAATTACCAAACTGTCGGTTAGGTCCAAAATTGCTGGAACCATCTCTTCTACCGGTAATGTTAATAATATACTTATCATCATAAACATAATTCACTCTTCCAAATGCTGCAATATACTTGTAAGGAGAAATACTATTGTTAAGATAGGTTTGGTTCTTATCTCCTCCATTTGGTGAATTTATAAACGCATCATTTGCATAGTTATATGCTTGTATACCATTTACAGAATTAATTTGATTCTTATAGGTACCTCCAAGCAATACGGTCAAATTTCCTTTGGAGATTTTTTTCCGATATTCAGCTTGTGGCTCTACATTCAATGTTTGATTTATATCATCATTAAACATAGCATTCGAAGAGCTAGCTTGTGATGGCGGATAAGAACTTCTGGGGGCTTGCATAGTTCGGTCTGAATAAAAATAACTATAACCCAAATTAGTGCTAATATTCAATCCGGGTAATAGCTTGTAAGCAAGCCTTAATGAGCTGTTAAGACCTTTATTTACAATCTCTGAACGTGTAAGTAACTGCGCTTGCATCTGATAAGGACTAAAGTCTTTTCCTTTGTAATTCCACACAAGGCTACCATCAGAATTTAACATGTCTGGCAGATTGGGCGGCAGAAGTAAAGCTTTAGTAAATTCAGCAGTAGCCGACTTATCTGTATTGTAGGAAAAATCAGTACCAAAATCCACAGAAATCTTACTGTTAGCAGGATTGTAACTAAAACCGGAATGAATGCTAACCCTTTCATTCTTGAAATCGCCAGGGAAATTGTAAGTAGCCTTCGTTAATCCGGTGGATATAAGATAGGTAACATCTGCATTTCCTCCGGATAGACTTGCATTTACCGTCTTATTAATTGCCGTTCCGCCATAAAATTTTTGGAACCAGTTCGTGTATTTTGTAGAATCAAAAGCAGACAACTCTTGATAAGGAGTGAAATTGGTAACGCCGTCATTCTTCAGGGCTTCCTTCCTTAAGGAAAGATATTGCTGGGTATTTAGCATTTCAACAACTCTTGTTGCCTTTTCCGGAGCTGTGAAAGCATCAATTTTCAGACTCGGTTTGCCTGCTTTTCCTTTTTTTGTAGTAATTAGTATTACCCCATTCAACCCTTGCGACCCATATATAGAAGTAGCATCAGCATCTTTAAGGGCAGTTATGCTTTCGATATCTGCAGGGTTCAGGCTGTTCAATGGACTTACGCCGTTTCCACCTAATTTTGTACTCCCTAAACTATTATTCTGTGGTGCGAACGGAATGCCATCGATAAGAATCAAGGGCTGATCAAACGGATTAATACCACCAGCATAAGATGCACTTTGGATAGTATTTTGGCCCCTCAACTGAAGTTTTTGCTGTGCACCCGGAGCACCTCCTGATGTGCTTACAATAAGACCTGGCATCAGGCCTTGCATCATCAGTGCGACATTCATCACAGGTTGTTTTTCTATTTCCGAGGATTTTAGTGTGCTGACACTTCCAATTTGAAATCGTTTTGCTGCTGTTCCATAAGCTATTGTCACCACTTCATTCAGTTGCATCGATTCCTCTTCCATAACGATGTTCATGGTAGTACTTTTGCCTACAGTTACCTCTTTCTTCTTAAAACCTATAAAAGAAAAAACCAAAACATCATTTTGATTCGCACTTAGTGAAAAGCCCCCATTTACGTTTGTTTGAGTGCCTTTAGTGCTACCTTTTATCTGTACGTTTACTCCTGGAAGCGGCAAGCCAGCTTTGTCAATAATAGTTCCGTTGATGATTTCATCATTTAAATTGTCGCTTTTCTGTTTCCCACTTTTCGCCTTTTCAGTAACGACAATAGTTTTATTTGCTATTGCATAGGCAACCGGCTGATTTTTAAATACTTCATCAAGAGCATCTTTTAAAGAAAGATTTTTAATAGATACCGTTACAGGATTTGCTTTAGCAACTTGGCCCTGATTGTAAAAAAATTTGTACCCTGATTGTTTACTTACTGATTCAAGTACGCTTTCTAAAGAAGCATTTGCGCTATTAAGCGTAATAGCCTGAGAATAAACACTTTCACTAATTAATAATGCTAAAACAATAATTAACCCTGAAGTTAATTTGCTTAAACTTGATTTAGCCTTAATTGGAATTAGGCGTGAAGATTTTTTAAATAGTAATTTTAACTGCATAGATTTGCGAATAGATTGAAAATTGTAAAAATGATCTCTTAACGGTTGTTATGCATTTTAATCTGCATTCAGCCGGAAGCAGTGCGAATGCTTCTGGCTTTTTTTTGGTCTATTATTGATATACTGTTATTGTTTTTCCCTCCGCTTTAAATTTGATACCACTTAATTCAAGTACTTTTAACACTTCTGATAGATTTTCATTCCTAAATGTACTACCACCAAAGCTGTATTTATCGAAATTACCCTGATACTTAACTTCGATTGAATACCATCGCTCTAGTTGGCGCATTATGGTTTTTAAATCATTATTTTGAAAGTTGAATTCACCCTTTTTCCAGGCTATTTGGCCCTCAGCATCCACATTTTTCACTTGTATATCATTACTAAATACTGCTTGCTGGTTAGGCTGAAGTACAACTTGTTTATTATTTCCAGAAACCCTTACCCTACCTTCAAGTAAAGTAGTTTTGATATTGGCTTCATCGCCATAAGCATTAATATTAAAATGTGTACCCAGTACTTCCACCTCCTGATTATTGGTCGTTACCACAAAAGGATGTTTTTTATCCTTAGCTACTTCAAAATAGGCCTCGCCGGTAAGTTCAACTTTACGTGTTTTAAGAGAAGCAAAGCTTACAGGATATTTAAGCGATGAGGCTGCGTTCAGAGTTACATTTGTACCATCAGGCAAACGAACGCTATAGGTTTCTCCTCTTGCAGTCGAAAGTGTATTTAATTCATTTGAAGAAGAAGCGATATCCTTAACCTCGTATACAATCTGACCATCAGCCGTTTTAGATATACTTATACCTGCTTCTTTTGCCAACTCGCCTTTTACCGCATCTGACAAAATAATTTTTTTGCCATTAGTCAATATTAATGTTGCTGTGTTTTTACCAGGAGCAATATCATTTGCATAGAGGGAGGGCTGAGGCTGTTCAAAGGGTTGTTTCAGGTTATTAAAATATATGTAACCTCCAACTGTAACAGCTAAAGCAATGGCAGCAGCTACCGAAATACGAGGCCATAATCTAATCGTGCGAACATTTGACTGGTTATTCTGCTTTATATGTGATTTTACATTTGCATAGATCACATCCAAGCGCAGATCAACATCAGGTAAATCAGAATCAAGTATTTCCTCCTGGCTTAACTCGGCTAATATGAGTTGCTTTAAAACAGCTTCATCTTCTGAAACTTTGAAGTGTTTCAGTAGTACCAATATCTCCTGCTCCGAACAACGATCTTCCAGGTACTTATTAAATAATGAATATAATGATTGTTCCATTTTCTATGTAATTGATAGCTAATACACTGCTAATCAAAAAAACAATGAGTCCAATTGTAAAAAAATTACAATTATTTAATAATCACCTAATATTCAGCTAAATAAATTTTCATTTAATCTGATTTTTTATATGTTTGCACACGAGAAAAGATAAAACGAAGTTGAAGATTCTGGAAGACGACATACTACAGCAATTGCTTATCAAGCTAAAAGAAGGCGATGAGTCTGCCTTTACTGCTTTGTATAAAGCTTATAGTAAGCCTCTGTACTTGCGTATTTTAAGAATGGTAAAAAATGCTGAAGATGCAGAAGAGTTGTTACAAGAACTTTTCATTAAATTATGGAATAACCGTGAAACGATTGATTTAGAAAAATCTTTTCAATCTTACATGTATACCATTGCCCAAAACCTTGTTTATAACTTTTTCCGAAAGGTAGCGAATGACCAAACGCTAATAAATTCCTTAGTAGCGAACACGATGGATTATTGCCTGGATGCTCAAGAGCTGCTTGAAAACAAGGAAAAATCGTTACTGTTGCAGCGCGCCATCGATCAGCTAACAACACAACAAAAACGGGTATTCCAGCTCTGCAAAATTGAGGATAAAAGCTATGCAGAGACTGCAGAATTGTTGGGCATTTCTATTGCTACAGTAAATAGCCATATGACCAAATCATTACAGTCTATTAAGGATTTTGTCCTTGAGCATCGGAATGTTTTGGCATTACTATTTACAATTTATTTGGTACATGGGAACAATAATTCCACTGCCGTTTCTTCTACTTCTTTTGAACACTTACACATCGTGAAGAAAGGTATGTAGCCCTCGGCCGGCAATATGGCCAGCCATCAGATCATCATATTAGAGGATAAACCGAAAAGATCTTATCTGAAAACAATTTGGGTATACGCTTGCTACAAGCATTTTGACTTACAGCGCAGAAGACATACTACTTGATTCTTCCACCAAATCAATCTATTTTAGCCACGGGTTGATTATAAAGCCAAAGTTTTCTTTGCGCCGATAGGCAATCCTAGAAACGTTTGCGGCAGCATTTCTGCCTTTATTACTTAAACCAATGTCAGCGAAGCATGATTTTTTCGCACTTATCTAAGATGAACAAAGAAAATCCAAACGAAAATATTTTAAATACGAAAAAACATTTTGAGATTCTTGATGGATTAAGAGGTATTGCCGCGCTGGCTGTTGTCATTTTCCACTTTATGGAATGGGTTTTCACCGATGTCAACAAAAACTTTATTGGTCATGGTTTTTTAGCCGTTGATTTCTTCTTCTGCTTATCCGGATTTGTAATAGGATATGCCTATGATAACCGTATCCGGAATTTGGGAGTGAAGGAGTTTTTCAAGTTAAGACTGATAAGATTACACCCTTTAGTGATCTTGGGTACTGCATTGGGTTTATTGGGCTTTCTTTTTGATCCCTTCGCAACAAGCATAGCTTATGACACAGGCAAACTTGTTTTGTTATTTGTCTGCTCGCTTCTTCTTATTCCGCTTCCCCTGATGGAAGAACGTTTTTATAACCTCTTTGCCTTCAATGCACCATCCTGGTCACTTTTTTGGGAATATGTTGCCAATCTATTTTATGCTTTTGTCCTTTATAAGGTGGGCCGTCGCTCCTTGGCACTATTGACTTTGCTGGCTGCCGTTGGTATTTGTATAGTTAGTTACCGGGCAGGAAACCTTCTGGGCGGATGGTCAAAAGATAACTTTTTAGATGGAGGAGCCCGTGTTGCTTATTCCTTTTTAGCAGGGCTCTTTCTTTACCGTTCGAATTGGATTATTAAAAACAAGCTTGGGTTTATAGGCCTTGCCATATTGTTGTTTTTAGCCTTTATTATGCCCGGATCTAAGTGGAACTGGCTGACGGAGCCGCTAGTTGTACTCTTCTATTTTCCACTGATCGTTTCTCTCGGAGCCGGCTCGAGCCTGTCGCCTCAATGGAAAAAAATTTGTCGGTTTTCCGGCAACATATCCTACCCTCTTTACATGACGCATTATGCAGTCATATGGATTTTTGGAAATTATTATACAAATGAAAAGCCGCCAATTGGGGCACTACCCTATATTATCATACCGGGAATCATTTTAATAGTCGTCATTGCCTATTTCGCAATGGTATTCTATGATATACCAGTCAGGAGATACCTGGCAAAAAAAACCGTCAGAACGCAAAGCCCGAAAACGTTAGCGAATACCATTGATAACAGTGCAGACTCAGTACGACGTTCATAATTAAAGGAAATAAACTTAACGAAATTGCTTAATAACCCACTGCAATTGCAGGTATTGGCAATATCCAATACCTGCAATTGCAACATTGAATTCAACAATGTTTCTCCGGCTGTTCCTGCTTTAATCTCATCATTTCCCGCCTCCTCCAAATCATATCGTCTGCAACAACATAGAGTTATAACTTGATATTAAGTTTTATTTCTTAAATTAGGTTGACTCTACTTTCTATAAGATCTTCCGCCGAATTACTAAGAACCGAAAATCCCAAAGAGTAGGACTTACAAAAAATAAATACATATGTCAAACACTGTATCATTACACAGAGTGCTTAAAGCAACTCCTGAAAAACTTTATCGAGCCTTTACAGACAGTAACGCTATTGCATCTTGGCTTCCACCTTATGGATTTTTATGTGTTGTTCATAATATGGAAGTGAAAGTAGGCGGTCGTTATAAAATGTCCTTTATCAATTTCTCCACCGGAAACGGACATTCCTTTGGCGGAGAATTTATGGAACTCAAAACCAATGAGTTCATCAAATACACAGATCAATTTGACGATCCTAACTTGCCTGGAGTAATGATGACCTCGATCTGGCTCACGAAGGTTTCTTGCGGCACGGAGCTTAAAATCGTTCAGGAAGGCATTCCTTCTTTAATTCCTGTAGAAATGTGTTATTTAGGCTGGCAGGAGTCACTGGATAAATTGACAAAATTAGTTGAACCTGTAATTCCGGATGCATAATTTTTTCTTGAAGACAAAAACCATCTCGGTATTGTCAGGGTAAAATATAAACAAAAGGCTTTTAGATTGCTCTAAAAGCCTTTTCATTCAAGGGTCATTCGTAATACATATGAGAACATATAACACCCCATAACCAGACAAAATCACCATCTTCTATTATATTTGATTTGTAATCAAAAACTACATCTACAACAAAAATGTATTATAGCGTTCATCATCAAACTGAAGCCTTATTTTTATTTGAAAAGCATGCGATTTAAGAAAATATTCTACCTAAATATATTGTGCTGGTTGGTTTTGTCGACTATATCTAAGACTAATGCTCAGCAATCTAAACCCGATAGTAATACGGTTAAGAAGCTGCTCGATTCTGCCTATGCATTAGAAAGCAGGGATAAAACAACCGCATTAATTGTTTATCGGAAAGCATACGAAATAAGCCTGCAATTGAATTACATTTTAGGGCAGGCAAGAGCGCTGCATTACAGTGGGATTGTTTATTCGGATAGAAGCCAATATCAACAGGCCTTGGCAATGTATCGCAAATCATTAAACTTATATCACAAAATAAGGTATCCTTTTGGAGAAGGAGCCTGTTACACTAACATAGGAAATGTTTATCAGTTCCAAAGTAAGTTAGATAGTGCTTTATCATATTATCAACTGGCCCTTAATGTTTTCAAGAGATTTTCGCAATTAGATGCATTATCACAAGCAAATAGCAACGTTGGTGCAATATTTCAACAAATGCAGCAATTTGAAAAAGCTTATTCCTACCATTTGCAAGCTGTTAATTATGCCGAACATGGGAATGACTCAACA
Above is a window of Solitalea lacus DNA encoding:
- a CDS encoding ABC transporter ATP-binding protein, whose protein sequence is MHNPLVKIEGLSHKYTENWAIRDINLEIDSKGIVGLLGSNGAGKSTTMNILCGALNPTEGKVVIDGIDMRENPEEAKRLIGFMPQYPPLYLDLTVEEYLTHCAHLRLIEKGNIKKAVNDAMERCKIPHFRNRLLSNLSGGYRQRVSIAQSIIHLPKLVVLDEPNTGLDPNQVIELRALIKDLASERAVILSSHVLSEVQLLCHNIRMIEHGRIVFADTMDAFNNYIEPHSILMTMENPPKSEELLAIEGVSSAEFLTEKQIRLFFNGNTEISERIIETCVHNKWRLREINLEKTSLTEVFAHLSNHRKN
- a CDS encoding RagB/SusD family nutrient uptake outer membrane protein, producing MKNILLIKNSKLYVVAILVCLSCFSCKKWIEIPAPIDKIESEVAFSDSTTIVAAIDGVYANFGYYNYTGMGGINGEYLTIYPALSSDELSASSPGSYVKQFEDNGLRPENSTVSAFWRTGYEGIYRINACIEGITKSNGVRKELKDRFIGEIKVARALYYFNLVNLYGGVPIVTTTEYAANARLPRASENEVYQLIIADLKEARNVLKATYPSAGRARPNLYTATALLAKVYLYQQNWVEAEKMAKEVSNSGVYSLVTDPDKVFLGTSSTFTNTEAIWQLPTVGGNYQQTAEAYTFAFYPIRFGVIPTYYLTQTLINAFEPNDLRKTKWLKAFTLNGNTYYYPFKYKNLDAGTTPREDYMLFRLSEQYLILAEALAHQGKLTDALVYLNQVRTRAGLPTINPETQESLLNAIMQERRIELFCERGNRWFDLKRSGTANTVLGGMKSAKWQPEDALYPVALSELNTNSTLVQNPGY
- a CDS encoding SusC/RagA family TonB-linked outer membrane protein → MQLKLLFKKSSRLIPIKAKSSLSKLTSGLIIVLALLISESVYSQAITLNSANASLESVLESVSKQSGYKFFYNQGQVAKANPVTVSIKNLSLKDALDEVFKNQPVAYAIANKTIVVTEKAKSGKQKSDNLNDEIINGTIIDKAGLPLPGVNVQIKGSTKGTQTNVNGGFSLSANQNDVLVFSFIGFKKKEVTVGKSTTMNIVMEEESMQLNEVVTIAYGTAAKRFQIGSVSTLKSSEIEKQPVMNVALMMQGLMPGLIVSTSGGAPGAQQKLQLRGQNTIQSASYAGGINPFDQPLILIDGIPFAPQNNSLGSTKLGGNGVSPLNSLNPADIESITALKDADATSIYGSQGLNGVILITTKKGKAGKPSLKIDAFTAPEKATRVVEMLNTQQYLSLRKEALKNDGVTNFTPYQELSAFDSTKYTNWFQKFYGGTAINKTVNASLSGGNADVTYLISTGLTKATYNFPGDFKNERVSIHSGFSYNPANSKISVDFGTDFSYNTDKSATAEFTKALLLPPNLPDMLNSDGSLVWNYKGKDFSPYQMQAQLLTRSEIVNKGLNSSLRLAYKLLPGLNISTNLGYSYFYSDRTMQAPRSSYPPSQASSSNAMFNDDINQTLNVEPQAEYRKKISKGNLTVLLGGTYKNQINSVNGIQAYNYANDAFINSPNGGDKNQTYLNNSISPYKYIAAFGRVNYVYDDKYIINITGRRDGSSNFGPNRQFGNFGSAGLGWIFSEEAFFKKAVPFINFAKVSANYGTVGSDGIGPYLFQDYWTRNTNVVFQGVTPYQPNKLYNPDFSWGLKKMWNITSEFAALDNRINLNLSWYQNRTSNQLTWTPLPSQVGMSSVFQNLDATVENKGWEILISSENVRSKDFSWRSSLNVSVNRNKLIEYNNLANSSYKDTYTIGRSTSTMKVFQYKGVNETTGVFEYYKADGKTPTSNPANPDDKVAMVDLQPKFTGGFSNSFTYKGFDLSFLFQFVKQMGYNHLYNLVTEDYPLTNANKPAALLDLNRWQKPGDKNADLQRLGNNGGSAYYFRNSTAAFGDASYIRLKNVSLSYAFRGSWLEKVKVQNLRVYVNAQNLLTITGYKLGDPEMNGNLYGIPPQRTVAFGTSLTF
- a CDS encoding FecR family protein; the encoded protein is MEQSLYSLFNKYLEDRCSEQEILVLLKHFKVSEDEAVLKQLILAELSQEEILDSDLPDVDLRLDVIYANVKSHIKQNNQSNVRTIRLWPRISVAAAIALAVTVGGYIYFNNLKQPFEQPQPSLYANDIAPGKNTATLILTNGKKIILSDAVKGELAKEAGISISKTADGQIVYEVKDIASSSNELNTLSTARGETYSVRLPDGTNVTLNAASSLKYPVSFASLKTRKVELTGEAYFEVAKDKKHPFVVTTNNQEVEVLGTHFNINAYGDEANIKTTLLEGRVRVSGNNKQVVLQPNQQAVFSNDIQVKNVDAEGQIAWKKGEFNFQNNDLKTIMRQLERWYSIEVKYQGNFDKYSFGGSTFRNENLSEVLKVLELSGIKFKAEGKTITVYQ
- a CDS encoding RNA polymerase sigma factor produces the protein MHTRKDKTKLKILEDDILQQLLIKLKEGDESAFTALYKAYSKPLYLRILRMVKNAEDAEELLQELFIKLWNNRETIDLEKSFQSYMYTIAQNLVYNFFRKVANDQTLINSLVANTMDYCLDAQELLENKEKSLLLQRAIDQLTTQQKRVFQLCKIEDKSYAETAELLGISIATVNSHMTKSLQSIKDFVLEHRNVLALLFTIYLVHGNNNSTAVSSTSFEHLHIVKKGM
- a CDS encoding acyltransferase family protein — encoded protein: MNKENPNENILNTKKHFEILDGLRGIAALAVVIFHFMEWVFTDVNKNFIGHGFLAVDFFFCLSGFVIGYAYDNRIRNLGVKEFFKLRLIRLHPLVILGTALGLLGFLFDPFATSIAYDTGKLVLLFVCSLLLIPLPLMEERFYNLFAFNAPSWSLFWEYVANLFYAFVLYKVGRRSLALLTLLAAVGICIVSYRAGNLLGGWSKDNFLDGGARVAYSFLAGLFLYRSNWIIKNKLGFIGLAILLFLAFIMPGSKWNWLTEPLVVLFYFPLIVSLGAGSSLSPQWKKICRFSGNISYPLYMTHYAVIWIFGNYYTNEKPPIGALPYIIIPGIILIVVIAYFAMVFYDIPVRRYLAKKTVRTQSPKTLANTIDNSADSVRRS
- a CDS encoding SRPBCC family protein; this translates as MSNTVSLHRVLKATPEKLYRAFTDSNAIASWLPPYGFLCVVHNMEVKVGGRYKMSFINFSTGNGHSFGGEFMELKTNEFIKYTDQFDDPNLPGVMMTSIWLTKVSCGTELKIVQEGIPSLIPVEMCYLGWQESLDKLTKLVEPVIPDA